ATGGACCGCGTCTCCGGCTGGTACAAGCGGTCCACACACTTCGTCCTTTTTTTTATCGGCCTCTTCATCGCGGTCGCGCTGAACATCGACACAACCGCGATCGCGCGGCACCTGTACCGTGACACCGGGGCGCGGGACGCCGCGGTGGCTGCCGCGGGGGCGGTGAATGATGCCGGGACGATCGAGGGCATCGGCTACGAGCAGGCGCGTGCCGAGCTGAACGCACTTCAGCTCCCCATCGGATGGTCGAGGCGGGAAATCCCGCCGCGTGGGCCCGATCCGGTCAAGAATTTCTGGGTGTGGTGGGTCGTGCCCGTGATGGGATGGTTGATGACGGCGTTCGCCGCCACCATGGGCGCACCCTTCTGGTTCGACATCCTGAACAAGGTGATGGTGATCCGCTCCACCGTGAAGCCGAACGAGAAGAGCCCGAACGAGGGCTCCGAAGACCGCAAGAACGACAAGCTTCCAACCGCGGGGTCGGACGGGACGCCGCCCCAGGCTCCCCCCGCGGCACCCGCGCTCCCATCGGGTGCCGCCGCGGCCGTCGGCTCCGGCGCGTCGGCGGCGTTGCTGGCATCCGGTGGCGCGGCGCACGGCGCGGACGACGACCTGGACGGCTGCGGCGCGGTGGTGGACGTGCCCACCTCAGACGAGCAGCTTCCCCCGGCGCACGGAGGCGTGGAGTAACATGCCAAACCAACTGATCTGGCTCCCGCAGGTGCTCCTCGACGCCGGACTCAAGGTGTCGCTGACCAAGGGCTGGGAAGACCGAGGGGTGCCGGGCAAGGAGATGGGAAAGGTGGTCGGCGTGATATGCCACCACACCGCCACCGCGTCTGACGAGAACATGCCCACGCTTGAGCTGCTCAAGAAGGGGCGGGACGACCTCACCGGCCCGCTGGCGCAGCTCGGTCTGGGGCGCGACGGCACCTACTACGTGGTCGCCGCCGGCTTCTGCAACCATGCCGGCGTGGGAGAGTGGAAGGGGACGAAGACGGGGAACCGCAGTTTCATCGGAATCGAGGCGGAGAACCGGGGCACCCACTCGGATCCCTGGCCGGCCGTGCAGATGGACGCGTACGTGCGGGGTGTGGCGGCGATCCTGAAGCACATCGGCACCGGGCCGGAGTTCTGCGTTGCACACCGCGAGTGGGCGCTCCCCGCGGGACGCAAAACCGATCCGGTCTTCGACATGACCAAGTTCCGGGCCGCGGTCGCGCAGGCGATGACCACGGATCCGCCGCCGCTGATCCCGGCCCAGGAGCCGCACAAGGGAGGGCGGCCCACGCTGCGCCGGGGGATGACGCACCCGCTGGTCAAGGTCGTCCAGCAGCGGCTGGGCGTGTCGCCGGCCGGGATCTTCGGGCCGCAGACGGAAGCGGCCGTCCGCCGCTTCCAGCGCGAGCGGAACATGGTGCCGGACGGCATCGTCGGTCCGCAAAGCTGGGCGGCGCTCGACGCCATCGGCGCGCCCACGCCTCCCCCCGCGCCGCCCGCCCCCGCGCCGTCGCATCTCGTGAGCACCCCCCCCGCGCCTCCTCCGCCGGCCCCCGGCGCCGTGCCGCTGAAGGACGCCCTCGCAATTCTGCGCGAGATCACCGGAGTGGGCGCCGGGTGGGGCGGCGACACGACGCTGGCGGTGCAGCGCGCGCTGGGCGCCGTGTACCTCCTCAACCCGTTCGACGACGTGGACGGCGCCGCGGGCCCGCGTACCCAGGCCGCATGGCAACTCTTCCGGAGCGCCGCGGGCCTCCCCTCCAACGCCGCCATCGACGTGACGGGCGCGCGCCGCCTTGCGGATGCCGCGCAGGCGCCGGAAGGGTTCATGGGCAAGCTCGCCGTGGACATTCCGCCCGACTTCGAGTTCCGCCGCACCCAGCGCGCGGCCAACCGGCCGGGGAGCGTGAACGCCATCGCCCGGGTCGCCGCGGCGCACAAGCTCTCCAGGCCGCAGCTTGCGTACGTGCTCGCCACGGCCGAGCACGAGTCCGACCGCTTCGCCACGCTGGAGGAGTACGCCAGCGGCGCGGCGTACGAGGGGCGCTCGGACCTGGGGAACACGCAGCCCGGCGACGGGCGCCGCTTCAAGGGGC
The window above is part of the Longimicrobium sp. genome. Proteins encoded here:
- a CDS encoding N-acetylmuramoyl-L-alanine amidase, translating into MPNQLIWLPQVLLDAGLKVSLTKGWEDRGVPGKEMGKVVGVICHHTATASDENMPTLELLKKGRDDLTGPLAQLGLGRDGTYYVVAAGFCNHAGVGEWKGTKTGNRSFIGIEAENRGTHSDPWPAVQMDAYVRGVAAILKHIGTGPEFCVAHREWALPAGRKTDPVFDMTKFRAAVAQAMTTDPPPLIPAQEPHKGGRPTLRRGMTHPLVKVVQQRLGVSPAGIFGPQTEAAVRRFQRERNMVPDGIVGPQSWAALDAIGAPTPPPAPPAPAPSHLVSTPPAPPPPAPGAVPLKDALAILREITGVGAGWGGDTTLAVQRALGAVYLLNPFDDVDGAAGPRTQAAWQLFRSAAGLPSNAAIDVTGARRLADAAQAPEGFMGKLAVDIPPDFEFRRTQRAANRPGSVNAIARVAAAHKLSRPQLAYVLATAEHESDRFATLEEYASGAAYEGRSDLGNTQPGDGRRFKGRGYVQLTGRNNYRQYAKRSGIHLELLPPVLMNWPALSAWVLVDGMTRGAYTGAPLDRYVNANQRDFRNARRVVNGLDKADKIAAQAEAWLKDLP